The nucleotide window ATCATCACGCTCGCGTCGGTGGGCCTGTCGGTCGTCTCCAGCTTCCTGGTCGCGTACGGCTTTGCCTGCATCGAGTGGCCGGGCCGCAACAAACTCTTCTACATCGTGCTGGCGACCCTGTTCCTGCCGTTCCCGGTGACGCTGATCCCGATGTTCGACCTGTACGCCAATCTCGGGTGGGTCGACACCTGGCTACCGCTGATCGTGCCGCACATGTTCGGGTCGGCGTTCTACATCTTCCTGTTACGACAGTTCCTGTTGCAGGTGCCGAAGGACATGCTGGACGCGGCCCGGATGGACGGTGCGAACGATTGGCAGATCGCCTGGCGACTGGTCTTCCCGTCGGCTCTTTCGGCGATCACCGCGGTCGCGATCTTCACCGCCGTCGCCACCTGGAACGACTTCATGGGCCCGCTGATCTACCTGCAGGACACCAACAAGCAGACCTTGTCCATCGGCCTGCAGACCTTCAAGCAGGTCGAGTCCCAGACGGTGCAGTACAACCAGATGATGGCGGCCTCGTTCATGGTCGTGCTGCCGTTGATCATCTTGTTCATCGTCTTCCAGCGCTACTTCCTCAAGGGCATCACCATCGGAGGTTTCAAGTGATCAGCAGACGGACCTTTCTCGGCGGCGCCGCAGCAGCCGGGATCGCCGCTGGTGCAGGGATCCTGAGCGGCTGCGGCAGCCAGCAACGCGGCGGCGACTACGTCTCGCTGTGGGGCGTCGGGGGCGACTCGCGGCCGGCGCAGCAGAAGGTGATCGACGGCTTCCGCAAGGATCATCCCGAGGTCACGATCGACGCCAAGAACGTTCCGAGCAACGGGAACGACGGTGATGCGACCAACGTGATCACCGCAGTCCGTGGCGGCACCGCCCCGGACCTGTGGTGGATGGACCGGTTCGCGGCCGCACAGTATGCCTCCCTCGGGCTGCTGGAACCGATCGATTCCTTGATCAAGAAGTACGAGGACGAGAACTTCCTCGACAGCTGGTTGACCTTCGCGGTGAACGAACTGAGCTACAACGGTCAGACCTTCGGGCTGCCGACCAGCACCGACACCCGCGGCCTGTACTACAACAAGAAGATGCTCCGCGACGCCGGCATCGACCCGGACGAACTGGCGATGAGCAACGGCCCGATCGCCCTGGACCGGTTGTTCGAGATCTGCGACAAGATCACCACCAAGGACAAACGCGGGAACTACACCAAGATGGGCTTCATTCCCTGGCACGGCCAGGGCTGGGGCTACACCTGGGGTGTCGGCCTCGGCGCGTCGTACTTCGACAACGAGTCGTGTGAGATGACCATGCTCACCGACGAGTCGCTGCGCGCGCACCAGATGATCTACGACTTCGCGCGCGAGTTCGACTACTCACGGATCAGCGCCTTCGTCTCCTCCTACGAGCCGAGCAACGCGCCGCCGGGCCAGACCGCCTTCTACACCGACCGACTCGCCTTCGACATCGGCACCAGCGGGACCATGAACGGCATCCGCCAGTACGCACCGAAGCTCGACTGGGGTTACACCCACCTGCCGATCTTCGACAAGGGCATGCGGCCGTACACCTGGTCCGGCGGATTCGGCCTGGTAATGCCCAAGGGATCGTCGATGACGAAGAACGTCTGGGACTTCATGAAGTACTACGCCGGGGTTCCCGGGCTGTCCATCTACTCGCCGGCCACGTTGGCGCTGCCGACCCGCCCGGAGGTGTTCAGCAACCCCGGTCTGAAGGAACTGCAGCCCGCCATCGCGCAGTTGAAGTTCTCCACCTCACGGCCTCCGGTGCCGGTCGGGCAACTGTGGTGGGATTCGCTCGTGCAGGCCCAGGAGAGCGTGACCATCGGATCGAAGACGGCCAAGGAAGCGTTGCAGACGGCACAAGCACGCGTCGGCGGTCAGATGCAGGCAAACTGCCCGTTCAAGCTGCCGCCCGACTACGGCCAACCGGGAACTTGATCTTCACCTCGGCACCCTTGACCGACTTGTCAGAAGCTAGTTGGGTTGTAGCACCACTACCTTCTGACAACTCGGGGATGAGGAGTTGATCATGATCGGAGATCGGGTTCGTGCGGCGGCGACGGTTGTTGCGGCCGGTGTGCTGTTGGCGTCGGCGGCGGTCGCGCCGGCAAGTGCGCACGGCCAGCATCACCATCCGAGTCGCGCGACCTGCCCGCCCGCAGCGTCCGCCGTCGGTTACAGTGACGCGCTGGACAAGCTGGTCGTCGACGGTCAGGAGATCGGCGGTTTGTCCAACCTGGCTTGGGATTCGCGGCGCGGCAGCTATGCGGCCAGCGTGGACAACCACGGCAGCGATCCGTCCCGGGTCTGGTTCATCCGTGATCTTTCTCATCCACGCCCGGTCGGGGATCCGCTGATCCTGCGGAAACTGGACGGCACCCCGTACACGGGCGAGACGGCGGACAACGAGGGCATGGCCGTGCTGCCGGACGGCCGGTTCGTGGTCAGCTCGGAGGTGGAGCCGTCGATCCGGATCTTCTCGCGTTCGGGGCTGCAGCAGCAGGAGCTGCCGGTGCCGGCCCGGTTCGCCGTGGCGCCGAAGGGTGAGGCGACCGAGAACGCGACGCTGGAGGGATTGACCATCAGCCGCTCCGGGCGGATCCTGATCGCCTCCATGGAGGGCACCCTGTCCGGGGACACCGGTGACGGCAGCTTCCGGCGGCTGCTCGTCTACGCCAAGTCCCGGCACGGCTTCCGGCTGACCAAGCAGATCGGCTACCGCGTGGACGACGGGATGCGGATCCCGGAGATCGCCGAGTACGCCCCCGGCAAGTTGTTGATCATGGAGGCGGCCTGGAGCGCCGACGTCGGCAACACGATCACCTTGTACGCCTCCGACATCTCTCACGCCCGTGACGTGAGCCGGGTGCAGGATCTGGCCACCACCCGGAATCTCGTTGTGCACAAGCGATTGATCGACGACGTGACCAAGTGTCCTGATCTTGGTGCGACCGCCAAGGAGACGCAGCTCAATCCGCTGATGGACAACTTCGAGGCAATGGCGGTCAAGCCTGCTATCAACGATCGCAGCTTCGGCGCGAGCGGGCATCGGGGCGCGTACGACGTGACCCTGCTCAGCGACGACAACTTCAACGAATCCCAGACCACGAGGGTGCTCGACCTGGTCGCTCAGCTCCCTTGATCTTCGTCCGCGCCCCCGACGTCGGCGTCCGGGACGCGACGAATCGGAGCCGACACCTCGATCAGGTGATCAAACGGCGAGAAGTCGTCGGTGTTCGCGGTCATCACCGTCGCACCGTGCCGATGGGCCTGCGCGGCGATCAGCGCGTCCTTGCTCCTGATCCTGGCTCCGGTGGCCCGTGCACCAGCGGCGACGATTCCGTACGAGCGCGTGGACTCGATGTCCACGGGGATCCAGTCGAATCGCTGATCGAGATCGTTCAGCCGCCGGGTGCGTTCGGCGATGTCGCCCGGGTTCGTCGCTGCGCGGACACCGAACTCCAGTTCAGCGCGCGACAGGATGCTTGCGCCGTAAACCT belongs to Microlunatus elymi and includes:
- a CDS encoding PIN domain-containing protein, whose protein sequence is MILLDTNVLIDLDQYQFDPQEVYGASILSRAELEFGVRAATNPGDIAERTRRLNDLDQRFDWIPVDIESTRSYGIVAAGARATGARIRSKDALIAAQAHRHGATVMTANTDDFSPFDHLIEVSAPIRRVPDADVGGADEDQGS
- a CDS encoding esterase-like activity of phytase family protein, translated to MIGDRVRAAATVVAAGVLLASAAVAPASAHGQHHHPSRATCPPAASAVGYSDALDKLVVDGQEIGGLSNLAWDSRRGSYAASVDNHGSDPSRVWFIRDLSHPRPVGDPLILRKLDGTPYTGETADNEGMAVLPDGRFVVSSEVEPSIRIFSRSGLQQQELPVPARFAVAPKGEATENATLEGLTISRSGRILIASMEGTLSGDTGDGSFRRLLVYAKSRHGFRLTKQIGYRVDDGMRIPEIAEYAPGKLLIMEAAWSADVGNTITLYASDISHARDVSRVQDLATTRNLVVHKRLIDDVTKCPDLGATAKETQLNPLMDNFEAMAVKPAINDRSFGASGHRGAYDVTLLSDDNFNESQTTRVLDLVAQLP
- a CDS encoding carbohydrate ABC transporter permease: MAISDLAAPGDNLADKPTRDYNRAPDGSRQKWYSSTIARLVMIALCLLFLMPLYWMVNSSLKSDEELNSYPPTWWPHSMQFSNYVDALTAMPFLRLFANTAIITLASVGLSVVSSFLVAYGFACIEWPGRNKLFYIVLATLFLPFPVTLIPMFDLYANLGWVDTWLPLIVPHMFGSAFYIFLLRQFLLQVPKDMLDAARMDGANDWQIAWRLVFPSALSAITAVAIFTAVATWNDFMGPLIYLQDTNKQTLSIGLQTFKQVESQTVQYNQMMAASFMVVLPLIILFIVFQRYFLKGITIGGFK
- a CDS encoding ABC transporter substrate-binding protein, whose product is MISRRTFLGGAAAAGIAAGAGILSGCGSQQRGGDYVSLWGVGGDSRPAQQKVIDGFRKDHPEVTIDAKNVPSNGNDGDATNVITAVRGGTAPDLWWMDRFAAAQYASLGLLEPIDSLIKKYEDENFLDSWLTFAVNELSYNGQTFGLPTSTDTRGLYYNKKMLRDAGIDPDELAMSNGPIALDRLFEICDKITTKDKRGNYTKMGFIPWHGQGWGYTWGVGLGASYFDNESCEMTMLTDESLRAHQMIYDFAREFDYSRISAFVSSYEPSNAPPGQTAFYTDRLAFDIGTSGTMNGIRQYAPKLDWGYTHLPIFDKGMRPYTWSGGFGLVMPKGSSMTKNVWDFMKYYAGVPGLSIYSPATLALPTRPEVFSNPGLKELQPAIAQLKFSTSRPPVPVGQLWWDSLVQAQESVTIGSKTAKEALQTAQARVGGQMQANCPFKLPPDYGQPGT